The segment AGTCGattttacagttggactcaatgatcctaaaggtcttttccaacctaagtgaTTGCATGAAGTcaagcatttatttaatttttttttaatcactacCAAACAGTAACTCAGATTTTGTCCACTGCTGCTCCTGAGTGGCCATACAGAATTGCTGTAGTTTCTTAAACAAGTCCTATTTTGCTGTAAAGGTAGATGAAGACATCTGTATCGCAGATTTTCCCAATTCAGTTGTTGGTCTGAATTCAGAAATGCCACTCAGGGCAAACCCAGTGGCAGGCAGAAGGTACACTTTGTTCCTTAACAAGAGCTGCCTTACGCAATTGTTCTAAAAGATTTCAATAGACTTGAAATATGAGGGAATGACCTACCCAGCACGTTCAGAAGGAGTTTGTCCAAGCTGGCATCTTATCCCTTCAGGGTGTGGTTATGACCCTCACACAGTCAGTgtgacagcagagcagctgctggctgcaagTAGCAGAGTTGGACGTTGTGGCctctgaaaaggcagagaaaattaAGATTTCTGTCATAGGATGTACAGTCATCTTTCATCTCAAAAGTGGGGAGAGACATTCAGAACATAAAAGTAAGGGTTTGGGAGGCAATCGAgctttttaatacatttcaaaGTATCAGAATTCAGGAAAATGGAATTGCattggggagcagcagggaattTCATTGTGGAGAGATGGGCAGTCCGAGTGTCACAGAAATGGATAGAATTGTCGCGTCAGGCGTAAATTGCTTCCAGTGCTTGCAATGAGTGAAGTAGGAGCTTAGTTgcttcctcaccaccctccacccccatcccaagCTGCATCTTGATGTTATGTGTACTTATCAACAAGGACATCCTCTGGAAGTTGAGTAATAACTTGAAGAACCCTGTTAACTCGGGCAGGCACAAACACGTTCAAGTAAAGTTGCAATTAATTCTCTACTGTCGCATCCCCTCTATGAAAAGCTGCTATGCCATTTGCACTTGCCAAGGCCAAAGATAACTCTCACCTTCCTGCAATTACGGTTGTGTGATTTTCCTTACTGcttgtcttttcccttctccctaaAATCCAAAATGTCATAAATCAGTGATTGCATTTCCTAAATTAGAAATCTATAAAGAGCAACTCAGAAATTAACCTTTTTTAGAGTCTTGCTCTGATATAAGACATCAGAAGactttggaaaagacttcagaGTATCTTGCATTCACATCCAACAAAAGAACTCGATTCCTAGTGAAAggtaatgctttttttaattaacatgtTAAATtcataagaatttattttattgaccCACATGGATCAATAAAGTTAGGCTGAGTCCGTTCATGAACAGAGACCCTTTGCTTCAGACCACAGAGTTGTTGCCTGGAGTTCAAGGAATCTGCAAATCACCCTTGCCTAAGCAGCAGTTTCATATTGTGAGCACCACAGAAGAATGTAAGCActaaataaatataatgcaTTGATCACAGATGCCTGTTGGTATCTCATGACACACTCAGGTACTGAAGGAGCCTATGACAGACATGAAATGCTGAAGGACACTCCGTGTTATAAAAATAGATGTGCCAACATGATTTGGACCTCTAATAcgtcaaattatttttttgcttgtcctcagtttttttgtttatgtctCAGTTTTGTGCAGAGTGTAAATAGATGGTTTCTTAGCTGCTTTTGTCTAGCAGCTTCCTTTTCAGCCTTCATCTACCTGCAATGATGGATAAAATCCAGCTGCCAGATTTTATTGATATCAGCATCATAGACGGTATTGGCGGGGTAGGAGGAGGTTAAACCTTTGTTCCCAGTTGATTTTCTTCACTCTAGAGGCCTTTCTTGAAAATTGAGATTTCATTTGGTAGATGACAACCAGGATTCAAACaattatatagaatcatagaatggtttgagttggaagggaccttaaagatcatcgagttccaaccctcctgctgtGGCTATCAAACTttctcaaatgcattttctgattAGTGGGATAGTGAATAAGCATTGAAAACTGACTCTGAGCTATAAATGCTCTTACCTGACAACTTAACTTGCTGCTTTGTGTTTGAACAGGAGATGTCGTTGAATTCCATGGTCcagaaggaacaggaaaaacagaaatgctttatcACCTAGTAGCCCGCTGCATTATTCCAAAATCAGGAGGAGGACTGGAAGTAGAAGTCATGTTCATCGATACAGACTACCATTTCGATATGCTTCGTCTAGTCACCATTCTTGAGAACAGATTGGCGCAAAGGAGGGAAGACATGATAAAGCAGTGTCTAGGAAGACTTTTTCTTGTGAACTGCAGTAGTAgcactcagctgctcctcactcTCTACTCCttagaaaacatgttttgcACTCACCCCTCTCTCTGCCTATTGATTTTAGATAGCATCTCAGCTTTTTATTGGATAGACAGAAGCAATGGAGGGGAAAACCTTAACTTGCAGGAGATGAATCTGAAGAAATGTGCTAACTTCCTTGAAAAGCTTGTCAGAGAGCATCATTTGGCCCTCTTTGCAACCACACAGACACTTATGCAGAAATctgcaaatgctgcagaaagcccttttcctttaaaacctCAGCATGAAACTGATATAGACTACAGACCTTACCTTTGTAAATCATGGCAACAAATGGTAACCCACAGGATATTTTTCTCTAAGCAGTGTAATTCTGGCAACAGCACAGGTTTTACAGTCATTTCTTGCCACCTTAAGAGAAACCATGTAGTAAAGCGTTCATTTAGTGTCGCAGAGTGTGGAGTTCAGTTTTAgcttcagtttgatttttaaacatgTTGCAAATCCTGATGCTGAAGGCCTGATTAGGGATAGGTAGTATTTTAGTACCTTTTAAACTAGTTGGTTGTTGGTGGGCGATTAAGAATTTTTGTAACCATTTCCTTAAAATTTAGCAAAGGGCAGGAAATGGTAAAATTTTTGAATGCCTGTAGATGTTCAGTCCAAACTAC is part of the Cuculus canorus isolate bCucCan1 chromosome 2, bCucCan1.pri, whole genome shotgun sequence genome and harbors:
- the XRCC2 gene encoding DNA repair protein XRCC2, with translation MGDALWRAESGTQLLARLEGRSSLKNLEPYLFAEEASPVHGDVVEFHGPEGTGKTEMLYHLVARCIIPKSGGGLEVEVMFIDTDYHFDMLRLVTILENRLAQRREDMIKQCLGRLFLVNCSSSTQLLLTLYSLENMFCTHPSLCLLILDSISAFYWIDRSNGGENLNLQEMNLKKCANFLEKLVREHHLALFATTQTLMQKSANAAESPFPLKPQHETDIDYRPYLCKSWQQMVTHRIFFSKQCNSGNSTGFTVISCHLKRNHVVKRSFSVAECGVQF